A region of the Candidatus Brocadia sp. genome:
GTGGATGCCCAAGGCACTAAAGGAGGAGCTGGCAGAAACTCTTTCCAAAACAGCTGAAGAGTTGGGTCTTGAAGATTTTCTCAACAAGATAGCTGATGAAACGGTTGCGCAGACCGAGGAAGATGTCTTGACATACATGCAGAAGGTCAATCACCCAGCGCTTGCCTTAGCGCCGATGTTCTGATTTTTAAACGAGAGATATTGTGAGTTCCATAGGGACTGTAGGTTGGGTGATGCGGAGTGCACCCAACAAAAAAGATACTCCAGCGGGTTCAGGTTTGTAACCTGAACCCTTAAATTTGGCCGAACAATAGCCCATATGCTGCCATGGGAAGCTTTTGAAGGTATAAATATTTCAGGTTCAAGTTACAAACTTGAACCTGCGAAGACGACTTAATACTTATTTATTACACGTATATTTTTTATTCTGGAGTCCATTCATGATCGTTGATATGCCAATCCCTTTCCTGAGAAAGGGACAAGTTGTAAGTAATCAGGATGAGGGTGCTAGCGAAGAGAAGGAAAAGCGTTACGGAGGCGATCTGATTTCGCGGTTATTGAAAACCCGTACGGTTATGATCTCGGATGAGGTGAGTAAAAAAATGGCACAACAGATCATGACGCAACTCATACTTCTTGAAGGGGAAAACAATGAGGATATTAAAATGTTTATTAATTCCCCTGGAGGAGACGCCGATGCCGGTTTTGCGATCTACGATATGATGCGATTTGTAAAGCCAAAAATAAAAGCCATCTGTGCGGGAGTTGCGGCCAGCGCAGCTGTAATTATTTTGCTTGGTGCAAAAAAGGAAAATCGGTTCAGCTTGCCCAATGCGCGCGTTCTTATTCATCAACCTTCAACGGGTATTCATGGGACTGCCGCTGATATTCAAATTGAAGCCGGAGAAATACTCAAATGCCGGGAAAAGATCAATCGATTAATTTCTGTGGAAACAGGGCAGACAATAGAAAAAGTAGAATCAGATACCAAAAGAAATTTCTGGATGTCAGCTGAAGAGGCGCTCAAGTATGGATTAGTCAGTAAAATCATACAAACGAGTGATGATCTTAAAGTATAATTTTATGGTAATTGCCTGATATCAAATGAGAGTTTTTTGCGTTTTATAACCACCATTTTATTTTTTTTTGTGAACGAGGGTGAATGGGTGGTTATTCATTTGATGTTGTGCAAATTTATTTATGTGAAAGGATAGTAAAGAATGGCACTAACTGGATTAGACATTTACAAACTACTGCCCAAAACAAATTGTAAAAAATGCGGGAGGCCAACATGCCTGGCATTTGCTATGCAACTGGCACAAAAAAAAGCAAACCTGTCTGATTGTCCCGATGTAAGCGAAGAAGCTAAGAGGGTTTTGGGCGCAGCAGCCGAACCTCCGATTAAACTGGTAACTATCGGAACGGGTGCCAAACAAGTGCTGGTTGGTGAGGAAAATGTCTTGTTCAGACATGAGGAGAAATTTTATCATCCTACAGGTGTGGCCGTTACTATCAATGACGATTTGAATGATGCTGACTTTAGCGATCGATTGAAAAAGATTAACAACTTGAAGCTTGCACGCGTTGGTACAGAAATCGAGATTGATCTGGTGGCAATTATCAATAAGAGCAATAATGCTGAGAAATTTGCTGAAGCGACAAAAAAAGTTAGCACAGGTTCTCATCTGAGCATTATTTTGAGTAGTGCGTCAGTTGAAAATATGAAGGCTGCCTTATCTGCCTGTGCTGAAAAGAGACCCTTAATCCATGGCGCAAACGCCGGGAACTGTGAGTCTATGGCCGCATTAGCAAAGGAAAAGGCCTGTCCGATGACCGTGACGGCTCAAACGCTTGAGGAGCTTGCCGACCTTGCCGACCGTGCAAAAAAGGCAGGTGTTGAAGAGATCGTGTTGGATGTGAGCGGAAATAACCCGAAAGAGGTACTTCAGAAACTGACCAAGGTAAGGCGGGCAGCATTGAAGAAAAATTTCCGTGCACTGGGATTTCCCATGATCGTCTTCGCTTGCGAAGAAGATCCATTCCAGGAAATTTCACTGGCAAGTACATACCTGCTTAAGTATGCCGGCATAGTCGCTGTTAATGCGTGTGACCCCTGGGCAATTATGCCGTTGCTTACTGCCAGGACAAATATTTTTACCGATCCGCAAAAACCAATCCAGGTTGAACCGAAATTATATGCTGTGGGTGATGCTAAAGAGGATGCCCCGGTCTTATTCACAACAAACTTTTCGCTTACCTATTATACTGTCCAAGGCGAAGTTGAGGCGAGTCGTATTCCTGCATTTATATTGTCAGTGGATACCGGTGGAACTTCAGTATTGACTGCATATTCCGGAGATAAACTCAATGATAAAGTTGTAGCTAAGGCCATGGCTGATGCGCAAGTGGAAACGAAAGTAAAGCACAAAAAATTAATTATCCCCGGCCTTGTAGCCGTGATGTCTGGAAAACTGCAGGAGACCCTTGGATGGGAGATACTGGTTGGCCCCAGAGAGGCGTCCGGGCTTCCTTCTTATCTGAAAACCGTGTGGCGTGCTTAGAACGAAGCGATATTTTCCATAAGTAAAATAAGAATTATGAATAAGCTCAAAAAATCGTAAAATCGCATGTCTATAAACTCTTACTATAAAGTACGCTTTCTTCCCGGCGATGTAACCGTTGAAATTGAAAAGGGAAAGACCGTTTTAGATGCATCATACAAGGGCGATTTGTTTATCAATGCTTTGTGTGGTGGAGACGGTACCTGCGGAAAATGTAAGGTTGTCCTGAGTTCGGGAAAAGTGGATAGTATGCCTACTACCCATATTTCTGAAGCGGAAGCTAAACAAGGATACGTTCTTGCCTGCAGGACGAAGGTGATGGGAGACCTGGAAGTCTTGATCCCTGAGGAATCAAAGCTTGATAAGAGTCAGATCCTTGTTAGTGATTACCCGCAGTTTTCGGGATCATTGGCTGCGGCGACTTTAGGGGTGGAACAATTTGAAAAAAAATCATTAATAAGAAAAATATACCTTGAATTATCACCACCGAGTTTGGACGATTGCATGGCTGATTATGAACGACTCTGCCAGGGTGTTATGGTTCATGCTAATGTTCCGTGGGGAGTTTTGACAACAAAGTTAACTGTTTTAAAACGCTTACCCACACTTTTGAGAGACGCTCACTGGAAGGTTACAGCAACACTGGGATACAGGGGATCTTCGGTGGAGATTATGGAAGTACAGGCAGGGGACGTGAGTGCGCAGAATTATGGGATTGCCGTGGATGTGGGTACGACCACCGTAGTTGCGCATCTTCTGAACCTTTCTCATGCTGAGACCATAGATGTTGAAGCAACGTATAATTCCCAGATAAAATACGGAGATGACTATATTCAGCGGATTATCTATGCCGTGCAAAACAATGCGATGGAAATTATGCAAGAGGTATTGGTCGAAGATGTAAATCATCTGATTTCGATTCTTGTCAAAAGGAACAAGTTAAGTATCCATGATATTAATGCTGTTGTTTGCGCAGGAAATACCGTGATGACCCATTTTTTACTTGGCCTCGATCCCACAAATATCCGAAGAGAGCCGTATCTTCCTTCCGCTAGTTTTGTGCCTCCAGTCAAGGCTGATGATGTAGGCATAAAGATTAATAGCAATGGTTTTCTGTATACGTTGCCCTGCGTAGGGGCATACGTTGGAGGGGATATATCGTCCGGCGTATTAGCTATTCGACTGGACAAGGTCGATGCTTTGTCTCTTCTCATTGATATTGGCACAAATGGTGAGATTGTGCTTGGCAACAAGGATTGGATGGTATGTTGTTCCGCATCAGCCGGCCCGGCTTTTGAGGGCAGTGGCATTTCCTGCGGGACGCGTGCTGCAAAGGGCGCTATAGAAAAGGTAACTATCACAAAAAATTTTGATGTTATTTGTAAAACAATTGGAAATACCCCCCCGAGCGGAATATGTGGTTCAGGATTATTGGATTGCCTGGCTAATCTGGTCAGAAGCGGGGTTATTGACAGGACGGGAAATTTTCAAAAAGGAATAGATACAGAACGTTTAAGAAAAACGGATGACGGGTATGAATTCATTCTGGTGGACAAGGATGAAACTGCTACAAAAAAGGACATCGTTATTACACAGGCTGACATCCAAAACCTAATCCGTTCAAAGGCAGCCATATACTCGGCAATTTCTACCTTAATTGAATCCATGGGCATGAGTGCCAACGATATTGAACAGGTATACCTGGCGGGCGGTTTTGGTAATTATCTGGATATACGGAGCGCCATTACGATTGGGATGCTCCCTGATATCTCTGTTTCAAAGGTACAATTTGTAGGGAATACCTCTGTAATTGGCGCAAAGATGTCCATGTTTTACAAGGATGCCTACGAAGTGGCACAGACAATTGCATCAAAGATGACCTATTTCGACCTTATGAGTAACAATAAGTATATGGAAGAATACATATCGGCAAATTTTTTACCTCATACAGCTATTGAAAAATTTCCATCAGTTGCAGAAGAGTTGATGGTTTCATAACAAAGGATTTTTTATGGCTTTTAATATTGCAGTAGCGGGAAAGGGTGGAACAGGAAAATCAACCCTTTCTGCACTTATTATCCGATATATTACCGAAGAGATTGGTAAACCGGTATCGGCGGTAGACGCCGATCCCAATGCCTCTTTAGGTGCATTGCTTGGATTGCATGTACAAAGTACCATTGCTGATATACGCGAAGATATTGTTGAAAAAAAGGTAGACTTTTCCGGGATGTCAAAAGACAGATACATTGAGTACGCCATCGAGGAATCAATCATTGAAAAAGAGAAATTCGATCTTTTAACGATGGGCAGGCCAGAGGGTCCGAAGTGCTATTGCTATGTAAATAATCTTCTTCGCAAATATCTGGATAAAGTAGGAACAACCTACCCGTTTGTTGTTACAGATAATGAGGCAGGGATGGAGCACCTTTCCCGCAGAACGACCAATAATGTGGATCTCTTGATGATTGTTAGTGAACCTACGATTGTAGGAGCATTGACCCTGCAGCGTATCCTTGCGCTGGCCGATTCGCTCCCAGTCACGATTAAGCAAAAGTTCTGTGTGTTAAACCGGGTGCCCAGGAGCGGTATCCACGAGAATCTTCAACAAAAGTTAGATAGTGTGGGAATCGAGATATCTGCGATATTCCCCTTTGATCAGGAGATATACGATACCGCCGCATGTGGGGCATCTGTATTTGAAATTTCACGTGAAAATGAGTTATATCAAAAACTGGGTAAGTTCTTACAAAAGCATTTGCCGGCAGGCATGCTCGAAAAAAGCGCGGCTGGCCGTTTGTAGTAGTAGAAAAAGAAATGAGTGCTCAAGCTTTGCCCGAAAGGGATCCGAAGGATTTTTAAAAGGTTTTTCTCTGTGTTCTCTGTGGTTCAGTTTTTTTGATGGATAGTAGGAGATAAATGAATGGAAATACCAAATGTGGCAGACAAGTGGTCGGGCGGTGTTAATGAAATCACCCTCGGCGCAACAAAAGATAAGGGGGGTAGCCGGCAGAAGACAATTACTATTGGTGGCGCAAAAAACGTCCCTTTTATGGACTTCGAGGGGAACCCCGGCCATAAACCCGTAGTTGCAATGGATGTCTATGATACACCACCGGAGGACTGGCCTGAAACCCTGGCCAAACCTTTTGCAGATGTTCTCAACGACCCTGCACAATGGGCAAAAAAATGTGTAGAACAGTATGGGGCGGATTTGATTTGCCTGAAGCTGGAAGGAATTCACCCCGATAAAGGTGATAAAGGTGCAGAGCATGCGGTGAAGGTCGTAAAATCTATACTCGCTGCAGTGGGTGTACCCTTACTTATTTGGGGATGCGAACATGATGAAAAAGATAATGAGGTAATGCCCAAGGTAAGCCAGGCAGCGAAAGGAGAAAATTGTTTGATGGGGGTTGTTACGCAGGATAACTATAAGACTCTTACAGCCACATGTCTTGCGGATGGACACAGTCTCATTACTTTGGCACCTGTAGATATTAATATTGCAAAACAGGTTAACATTCTTGTTTCTGAAATGGACTTTCCGCTGAATCGAATAGTAATGTTCCAGTCAACCGGTGCGCTGGGTTACGGTATGGAGTATACCTATTCTATCCAGGAACGTGAACGGTTAGCCGCACTTACCGGAGATAAGATGATGTCTATGCCGGTAATCTGCGATGTTGGACATGAGGCATGGAGATCCAAAGAGGCAAAATCAGACGATAGTGAGGTTCCGCAGTGGGGGCCACGCGATGAAAGAGGTCCGATATGGGAGGTCATCACGGCAGTCTGCCTTTTGCAGTCAGGTGCAGATATTATTCGCATGAACCATCCTAAGGCAGTAGCAGCTGTAAAAAAATGCATTGATCGTTTATATTTTTAAAGAGAAAGGGTAAACATACGATGATTTCCATAGCTGAACGCATCAACGGTATGTTTAAAGACGTACGGGAAGCGATAAAGAATAAGGATCCGAAGGCTATAAGAGAGCTTGCGATAAAACAGACGGAGGCCGGAGCGAGTTTTCTGGATGTGAATGTGGGGACGGCAGCGGCTGACCCCGCTGAGGCAATGAAATGGCTGGTTGAGGTAATTCAAGATACGGTAAAGACCCCAATCGCCATTGATAGCCAGAAATTTGATGTCGTAAAGGCGGGTTTATCGGTGATAAAGAACGAGGTCTTGATTAATTCTTCCAAGGGCGATCCTGAAGAATTGGATAAATTTATGTCCCTGGCCAAGCAATACAATGCTTCATTGATATGTCTGACAATGGACAAATGTGGTATTCCTCAGGATGTTGAAAGACGTATGGAGATTGCCATGAAGATCGTAGAAAAGGCAGTTGAGCATGAGTTTGAATTGTCAAAGATATATATTGATCCTGTGCTCTTTCCTATTAATGTTGACCAGAAGCAACCGGCACTTATGTTTGACATCTTCAACCAGATTAAAATGATTTCCGATCCGCCACCGCACAGAAATGTAGGGCTGAGCAACTTTTCACAGGGGACGAAGGAAAAAAGGCTTTTAGCGAGGATATTCCTGACGATGGGGATTTCTTACGGATTGGATGCCGCAGTGATGGATGTGCTTGACAAGG
Encoded here:
- a CDS encoding carbon monoxide dehydrogenase, whose protein sequence is MAFNIAVAGKGGTGKSTLSALIIRYITEEIGKPVSAVDADPNASLGALLGLHVQSTIADIREDIVEKKVDFSGMSKDRYIEYAIEESIIEKEKFDLLTMGRPEGPKCYCYVNNLLRKYLDKVGTTYPFVVTDNEAGMEHLSRRTTNNVDLLMIVSEPTIVGALTLQRILALADSLPVTIKQKFCVLNRVPRSGIHENLQQKLDSVGIEISAIFPFDQEIYDTAACGASVFEISRENELYQKLGKFLQKHLPAGMLEKSAAGRL
- a CDS encoding acetyl-CoA decarbonylase/synthase complex subunit gamma — encoded protein: MALTGLDIYKLLPKTNCKKCGRPTCLAFAMQLAQKKANLSDCPDVSEEAKRVLGAAAEPPIKLVTIGTGAKQVLVGEENVLFRHEEKFYHPTGVAVTINDDLNDADFSDRLKKINNLKLARVGTEIEIDLVAIINKSNNAEKFAEATKKVSTGSHLSIILSSASVENMKAALSACAEKRPLIHGANAGNCESMAALAKEKACPMTVTAQTLEELADLADRAKKAGVEEIVLDVSGNNPKEVLQKLTKVRRAALKKNFRALGFPMIVFACEEDPFQEISLASTYLLKYAGIVAVNACDPWAIMPLLTARTNIFTDPQKPIQVEPKLYAVGDAKEDAPVLFTTNFSLTYYTVQGEVEASRIPAFILSVDTGGTSVLTAYSGDKLNDKVVAKAMADAQVETKVKHKKLIIPGLVAVMSGKLQETLGWEILVGPREASGLPSYLKTVWRA
- a CDS encoding DUF4445 domain-containing protein, coding for MSINSYYKVRFLPGDVTVEIEKGKTVLDASYKGDLFINALCGGDGTCGKCKVVLSSGKVDSMPTTHISEAEAKQGYVLACRTKVMGDLEVLIPEESKLDKSQILVSDYPQFSGSLAAATLGVEQFEKKSLIRKIYLELSPPSLDDCMADYERLCQGVMVHANVPWGVLTTKLTVLKRLPTLLRDAHWKVTATLGYRGSSVEIMEVQAGDVSAQNYGIAVDVGTTTVVAHLLNLSHAETIDVEATYNSQIKYGDDYIQRIIYAVQNNAMEIMQEVLVEDVNHLISILVKRNKLSIHDINAVVCAGNTVMTHFLLGLDPTNIRREPYLPSASFVPPVKADDVGIKINSNGFLYTLPCVGAYVGGDISSGVLAIRLDKVDALSLLIDIGTNGEIVLGNKDWMVCCSASAGPAFEGSGISCGTRAAKGAIEKVTITKNFDVICKTIGNTPPSGICGSGLLDCLANLVRSGVIDRTGNFQKGIDTERLRKTDDGYEFILVDKDETATKKDIVITQADIQNLIRSKAAIYSAISTLIESMGMSANDIEQVYLAGGFGNYLDIRSAITIGMLPDISVSKVQFVGNTSVIGAKMSMFYKDAYEVAQTIASKMTYFDLMSNNKYMEEYISANFLPHTAIEKFPSVAEELMVS
- a CDS encoding acetyl-CoA decarbonylase/synthase complex subunit delta, yielding MEIPNVADKWSGGVNEITLGATKDKGGSRQKTITIGGAKNVPFMDFEGNPGHKPVVAMDVYDTPPEDWPETLAKPFADVLNDPAQWAKKCVEQYGADLICLKLEGIHPDKGDKGAEHAVKVVKSILAAVGVPLLIWGCEHDEKDNEVMPKVSQAAKGENCLMGVVTQDNYKTLTATCLADGHSLITLAPVDINIAKQVNILVSEMDFPLNRIVMFQSTGALGYGMEYTYSIQERERLAALTGDKMMSMPVICDVGHEAWRSKEAKSDDSEVPQWGPRDERGPIWEVITAVCLLQSGADIIRMNHPKAVAAVKKCIDRLYF
- a CDS encoding methyltetrahydrofolate--corrinoid methyltransferase; this encodes MISIAERINGMFKDVREAIKNKDPKAIRELAIKQTEAGASFLDVNVGTAAADPAEAMKWLVEVIQDTVKTPIAIDSQKFDVVKAGLSVIKNEVLINSSKGDPEELDKFMSLAKQYNASLICLTMDKCGIPQDVERRMEIAMKIVEKAVEHEFELSKIYIDPVLFPINVDQKQPALMFDIFNQIKMISDPPPHRNVGLSNFSQGTKEKRLLARIFLTMGISYGLDAAVMDVLDKDLMDAAITAEIIMNQHVYSDSYLTACRK
- a CDS encoding ATP-dependent Clp protease proteolytic subunit (hydrolyzes proteins to small peptides; with the ATPase subunits ClpA or ClpX, ClpP degrades specific substrates), whose product is MPIPFLRKGQVVSNQDEGASEEKEKRYGGDLISRLLKTRTVMISDEVSKKMAQQIMTQLILLEGENNEDIKMFINSPGGDADAGFAIYDMMRFVKPKIKAICAGVAASAAVIILLGAKKENRFSLPNARVLIHQPSTGIHGTAADIQIEAGEILKCREKINRLISVETGQTIEKVESDTKRNFWMSAEEALKYGLVSKIIQTSDDLKV